The following proteins are encoded in a genomic region of Marinitoga litoralis:
- a CDS encoding RnfABCDGE type electron transport complex subunit D: MKLKVAAAPHLRSKDSVRAVMVDVLIALIPSVIVSTWVFGLRALWIMLYTMVLAEVMELFIMKVLRKQKDFKPDGSASVTGLLLAMNLSLAVNWWQILIGTFAAIVLGKHVYGGLGKNVFNPALVGRVFMLISFPVAMTTWYRPFYYKFDTITTATPLAILKEKGVESLTNWSDYSINLKSLFVGTIPGSIGEVSALALLIGFIYLVVRGRIKIWIPVTYISTVFVIASIFYIIDPTKYASPLFHLFAGGLMLGALFMATDMVTSPMTVKGQVIFGLGLGLITMIIRLFGGYPEGVSFSILIMNALVPLIDIYAKPRIFGTTRGGNK, translated from the coding sequence ATGAAGTTGAAAGTTGCAGCAGCACCACATTTAAGATCAAAAGATAGTGTAAGAGCTGTGATGGTAGATGTATTAATAGCCCTCATACCATCAGTAATTGTATCAACATGGGTATTTGGTTTAAGAGCATTATGGATAATGTTATATACAATGGTTTTAGCTGAAGTAATGGAATTATTTATTATGAAGGTATTAAGAAAACAAAAAGATTTTAAACCAGATGGAAGTGCTTCAGTTACAGGGTTATTATTAGCAATGAATTTATCATTAGCTGTTAATTGGTGGCAAATATTAATTGGTACTTTTGCAGCAATAGTATTAGGGAAACATGTATATGGTGGTTTGGGTAAAAATGTATTTAACCCAGCATTAGTTGGAAGGGTATTTATGTTAATTTCATTCCCTGTAGCAATGACAACATGGTATAGACCATTTTATTATAAGTTTGATACAATTACTACAGCTACACCTTTGGCTATATTAAAAGAAAAAGGTGTTGAATCATTAACAAATTGGTCAGACTATTCAATAAATTTAAAATCACTTTTTGTTGGAACTATTCCAGGATCTATAGGTGAAGTTAGTGCATTAGCATTATTAATTGGATTTATATATTTAGTAGTTCGCGGAAGAATAAAAATATGGATACCAGTTACTTATATTTCAACTGTATTTGTAATTGCTTCAATTTTTTATATAATTGATCCAACAAAGTATGCATCTCCATTATTCCATTTATTTGCAGGAGGATTAATGTTAGGTGCATTATTTATGGCTACAGATATGGTAACTAGTCCTATGACAGTTAAAGGTCAAGTTATTTTCGGATTAGGACTTGGGTTAATTACTATGATTATAAGGCTTTTTGGTGGATATCCAGAAGGTGTTTCTTTCTCTATTTTAATTATGAATGCATTAGTTCCATTAATTGATATATATGCAAAACCACGTATTTTCGGTACAACAAGAGGTGGTAATAAATGA
- the rsxE gene encoding electron transport complex subunit RsxE, whose product MANIKNLKAGLFEQNPIFIQVLGMCPTLATTTNAENALGMGLATLSVLILSNIVVSLIKKLVPKNIRIPIYIVVIASFVTMVDLLMHGYVYDLWKTLGLFIPLIVVNCIILGRAESFASKNTVLDSIYDALGMGLGFTGALVLLGSVRELLGNGTIFGLPIWGDAMKLYVMILPPGAFLVLGMLLAMFNAIGIHNRNKAKAGENK is encoded by the coding sequence ATGGCTAATATAAAAAATTTAAAAGCAGGGTTATTTGAACAAAATCCTATTTTTATACAAGTATTAGGTATGTGTCCAACTTTAGCTACTACTACAAATGCAGAAAATGCTTTAGGTATGGGGTTGGCAACTTTATCTGTTTTAATATTATCAAATATCGTAGTATCATTAATTAAAAAATTGGTTCCTAAAAACATTAGAATTCCAATTTATATAGTTGTTATTGCATCTTTTGTTACTATGGTTGATTTATTAATGCACGGATATGTATATGATTTATGGAAAACATTAGGTTTATTTATCCCATTAATAGTTGTTAACTGTATTATTTTAGGACGTGCTGAATCATTTGCTTCTAAAAATACAGTATTAGATTCTATATATGATGCTTTAGGTATGGGATTAGGTTTTACAGGAGCATTAGTTTTATTAGGTTCTGTAAGGGAATTATTAGGTAATGGTACTATATTCGGTCTTCCAATTTGGGGAGATGCTATGAAATTATATGTTATGATATTACCACCAGGAGCATTCTTGGTATTAGGTATGTTATTAGCAATGTTTAATGCAATTGGCATTCATAATAGAAATAAAGCGAAGGCTGGTGAAAATAAATGA
- the rsxA gene encoding electron transport complex subunit RsxA, with product MKLFFIFLSAILVNNFVLSKFLGICPFLGVSKKISSASGMSMAVIFVMVLSSVITWFLNLLLVKLGLEFLTTIVFILVIATLVQFIEFYIKKVSPNLYEALGIYLPLITTNCAILGLALINVMNKYTLVETIINALGAGFGFGMALIIFSAIRERMDYYDIPEPFKGTAIALITAGLLSMAFMGFSGLIKI from the coding sequence ATGAAGTTATTTTTTATATTTCTCTCAGCAATATTAGTAAATAATTTTGTTTTATCAAAATTTTTAGGTATATGTCCATTTTTAGGTGTTTCTAAGAAAATAAGTTCAGCTTCTGGAATGTCAATGGCAGTTATTTTTGTTATGGTATTATCAAGTGTTATTACTTGGTTCTTAAACTTATTATTAGTTAAATTAGGATTAGAATTTTTAACAACTATAGTATTTATATTAGTTATAGCTACATTAGTTCAATTTATAGAATTTTATATTAAAAAGGTATCTCCTAATTTGTATGAAGCGTTAGGTATTTATTTACCTTTAATTACAACTAACTGTGCAATTTTAGGGTTAGCGTTAATTAATGTTATGAATAAATATACATTGGTTGAAACTATAATTAATGCTTTAGGTGCAGGATTTGGTTTTGGTATGGCATTGATTATCTTTTCAGCTATTAGGGAAAGAATGGATTACTATGATATTCCTGAGCCATTTAAAGGAACTGCTATAGCTTTGATTACAGCAGGTCTATTATCAATGGCATTTATGGGATTCTCAGGTCTCATAAAAATATAA
- a CDS encoding (Fe-S)-binding protein encodes MSIIINAVILLAILGFLAGTFLAFAEKKFEVKEDVRVIFAENLLPGINCGACGYPGCPGFAKGFVKGEVKADGCLPGKRQGVPEKLTKLSKMSDDELNKIWEEIDEDVEKIKEKF; translated from the coding sequence ATGTCTATAATTATAAATGCTGTAATATTACTTGCAATTTTAGGTTTTTTAGCAGGAACATTTTTAGCTTTTGCAGAAAAGAAATTTGAAGTAAAAGAAGATGTTAGAGTTATTTTTGCAGAAAATTTATTACCAGGAATTAACTGTGGTGCTTGTGGATATCCAGGATGTCCTGGATTTGCAAAAGGATTTGTTAAAGGTGAAGTAAAAGCAGATGGATGTTTGCCAGGTAAAAGACAAGGGGTTCCTGAAAAATTAACAAAATTATCTAAAATGTCTGATGACGAATTAAATAAGATTTGGGAAGAAATTGATGAAGATGTTGAAAAAATTAAAGAAAAATTTTAA
- a CDS encoding RnfABCDGE type electron transport complex subunit G: MKEYMKTGLILMLFIVISGFIVSAVYVSTKPAIDNAELQAKLKAIKKVLENSKGEGLLISNLPNTSEELNKAIWDSNDTGVLYSNANSKVYSPAYRYVNENGQEIYILTVSSIGFGGEVISVVSFVKDNEMYFNNLEVISYSQETPGLGANIALDNVKNRFFPISYEGLLNGVKVNKDAGVLLNSPEEILNGKEKGIIQTSDIMTGATITPRAVANSINAGFDYLKSKGVIQ, from the coding sequence ATGAAAGAATATATGAAAACAGGATTAATTTTGATGTTATTCATTGTAATATCAGGGTTTATAGTTTCAGCAGTATATGTTTCAACAAAACCTGCTATAGACAATGCGGAATTACAAGCTAAATTAAAAGCTATTAAAAAAGTATTAGAAAATTCCAAAGGTGAAGGATTATTAATAAGTAATTTACCAAATACATCTGAAGAATTAAATAAAGCTATTTGGGATTCAAATGATACAGGAGTTTTATATTCTAATGCAAATTCAAAAGTATATTCTCCTGCATATAGATATGTAAATGAAAATGGACAAGAAATATATATTCTAACAGTATCAAGTATAGGTTTTGGAGGAGAAGTAATTTCAGTTGTTTCTTTTGTAAAAGATAATGAAATGTATTTTAATAATTTAGAAGTTATATCTTATTCACAAGAAACACCAGGTTTAGGTGCAAATATTGCATTAGATAATGTAAAGAATAGATTTTTCCCTATTTCATATGAAGGGTTATTAAATGGTGTAAAAGTAAATAAAGATGCTGGTGTATTATTAAATTCTCCAGAAGAAATATTAAATGGAAAAGAAAAAGGAATTATTCAAACAAGTGATATTATGACAGGTGCAACAATTACTCCAAGAGCAGTAGCTAATTCAATAAATGCTGGATTTGATTATCTCAAATCCAAAGGGGTGATTCAATAA